The Doryrhamphus excisus isolate RoL2022-K1 chromosome 1, RoL_Dexc_1.0, whole genome shotgun sequence genome includes a window with the following:
- the LOC131129728 gene encoding caM kinase-like vesicle-associated protein isoform X3, whose product MTEAKTITDARTSSPSCAPPPTPSSLSLNQLDVRAPASKLTCWRCCEEPTRPEPGPTLTGNFVKRGEKRRLDTFLYNHFFLEAGRSSARAGAAMPFGCLTLGEKKDYNNPSEVSDKYDLGQAVKSEEFCEIFRAKDRSTMKMYTCKKFNKKDGRNVRKAAKNEIMILKMIKHHNILQLIDAFETKKEYFIFLELATGREVFDWILDQGYYSERDTSKVMRQVLEAVAYLHSLNIVHRNLKLENLVYFNRLKHSKIVISDFQLAKLENRLIKDPCGTPEYLAPEVVARQRYGRPVDCWAIGVIMYILLSGNPPFYDDTEEDDPDSRDKNLFLKILSGDYEFDSPYWDDISDSAKNLVASLMEVDQDQRLTAQEAIAHEWISGNAASDKNIKDGVCAQIEKNFAKAKWKKAVRVTTLMKRLRASEQGDSGAADPAAGGAAAATTAASSGGGLAATLKAALSANAPDTQTDATSPPAQPSAARRDEKVDQGCNGDAL is encoded by the exons ATGACGGAAGCGAAGACGATCACTGACGCACGCACGAGCAGTCCGTCGTGTGCGCCCCCACCCACTCCATCCAGCCTTTCGCTAAACCAGCTCGAcgtgcgcgctcccgcgagCAAGCTGACCTGTTGGAGATGTTGCGAGGAGCCTACAAGACCTGAACCGGGTCCCACACTGACGGGGAATTTCGtcaagaggggggaaaaaagaaggTTGGATACTTTCTTATATAACCACTTCTTCTTGGAAG cAGGACGTTCCTCGGCGAGGGCAGGAGCTGCCATGCCGTTTGGTTGTCTGACGCTCGGGGAGAAGAAGGATTACAACAATCCCTCGGAAGTCAGCGACAAATATGACCTGGGACAGGCTGTGAAATC GGAGGAGTTTTGTGAGATATTCCGGGCCAAGGACAGGAGCACCATGAAAATGTACACCTGCAAAAAGTTCAACAAAAAGGACGGCCGGAACGTGAGGAAAGCCGCTAAGAATGAAATCATGATCCTGAAGAT GataaaacatcacaacatcctGCAGCTGATTGATGCTTTTGAAACGAAGAAAGAGTACTTTATCTTCCTGGAGCT AGCCACAGGCAGAGAGGTCTTTGACTGGATCCTGGATCAGGGCTACTACTCGGAGAGGGACACCAGCAAGGTCATGAGACAGGTTCTGGAGGCCGTGGCGTACCTGCACTCTCTGAATATCGTCCACAGGAATCTAAAG CTGGAAAACCTTGTCTACTTTAATCGCTTGAAACACTCCAAAATTGTTATCAGCGACTTCCAGCTGGCCAAACTGGAAAACAGACTCATTAAGGACCCGTGCGGGACTCCAGAGTACCTTG CTCCCGAggttgttgctaggcagagatATGGGAGACCTGTGGACTGCTGGGCCATAGGAGTCATcatgtacatact TTTGTCCGGGAACCCTCCGTTCTACGATGACACCGAGGAAGATGACCCCGACAGCCGGGACAAGAACCTCTTCCTAAAGATCTTGTCGGGGGACTATGAATTTGACTCGCCGTACTGGGATGACATTTCAGATTCTG CCAAGAACCTGGTGGCATCTTTGATGGAGGTGGACCAAGACCAGCGACTGACCGCTCAGGAGGCCATCGCCCACGAATG GATTTCTGGGAACGCCGCCTCGGATAAGAACATCAAAGATGGAGTTTGTGCACAAATAGAGAAGAACTTTGCCAAAGCAAAGTGGAAG AAAGCCGTCAGAGTGACCACCCTCATGAAGAGGCTTCGGGCATCCGAGCAGGGGGATTCTGGAGCCGCCGATCCTGCGGCCGGTGGCGCTGCCGCCGCCACCACTGCGGCCAGCAGCGGCGGTGGCCTCGCTGCCACCTTAAAGGCAGCTCTTAGCGCAAACGCTCCCGACACACAGACTGACGCCACGTCTCCGCCCGCTCAGCCGAGTGCAGCCAGACGGGATGAGAAGGTGGACCAAGGTTGCAACGGCGACGCCCTCTAG
- the LOC131129702 gene encoding RNA-binding protein 5, with product MWDGPGQGPRGRPPFRGNHHGDMFGRDRPMPEFRGRDGMMGPMGHMGPRPLDLPPMDMRRMEGPPLGCRDMDPRDMRGREPHRDYYRPDHGPDFNFRGHYDGEVGDSMMNSPGYFGPGRNSADMGGRDMQNSRFMGTGGRDAFPDDMPWSNYPNMDGRRGFPMDRMDNRHVHRDTRPPVGIGDNGRFNMDTPPRERRMMDLDRRGPPPPFNHRGGFDSDMDFRKHPAAQAEFGGRERSPLRFGNDVPPKDRTRSDIPVDAGELQRSDLTGTEDLPGMRAGPESSGSPLMDYRSGEEMTLAEEWKNRQKDKNPYPDINKSTEGPPEPAYPSGFRREVNSRDPPPFAERDRPPFDFPGKDVHFSHGGPFAPVGRDAAAQDTRLLARTPLPGTSVGENKDKHWRPQRDSQSPHKAKLGEPFRLDKNLPAQENVKPNDSFKGLDKGLPHSEAQNRGKMEELGEFQSSSMVQAKDQDYRDIDYRTGSGRNFEYKQEDLQATQLIKDSKPAMPLEFSESGSKDQDYRNASVEDKLSTTISIFGIPKTATMEQILGAFTVRDGVPQQGMKIKSVVPGYSYDTAYVEFLNLEDAVHFMESNKGSLKVGTRAVSMSYTHPDEHDRSVNEPHPTLPPHPQSQLSRPEQPLEDSSLNGSAPACPAEPLPPAQWQRNSDLTPEAWQQQVDQQFQQQESEKQAEPWGNHNAPQHNAQQSKSVFKDSKTMIIKNIKPTTTVETILKALDPFAYLDERNVRLIKAKTPGAKCFCFVDMDSHEQVTRLVDLLLTKPVPLYIDDVRVYAEVARPLKNQNFRREPDKPNSSSPGYPPPAAMMEQQQHLYRPPPFLQPPPGMPAGSSHPPLPPDPSQGLGYDTSQTLDPSYHAAGAHVPADPTAGLDQSQSFPYDADTPDMSSYLYDATSGFYYDPETTLYFDPGSRYFYNAQNQEYLYWDAAAKTYVPVPGGNPAENQPVAMTAEDQAILSNPAADAPLDMKKPSAPPFPTTAPPPAPVSATGANQEPVPSSTPSSEKKDDEESARKDKDNKEEKPKSLAAVKIMKDMERWAKIQNRQKEGARAPSPLMKSGADDDRRQSKSADAGFAIFERKNSAGEDLFKKPLAPAKKESKRPMGSLGMLASDYAAGSDEEVEEDKEEVAKSGQAKQCEDKEDKLTDWKKMACLLCRRQFPNKDALVRHQQLSDLHKQNMEIHLKIKRSKKELEALENQEKEMTSRESVRSPEQKKRKHHHHQQPSQHQNSWAGASREASKVGERPGLGSEPPPPQQQRRRQKEHAAWDHATYKQAVRKAMFARFKELE from the exons ATGTGGGATGGACCAGGGCAAGGACCAAGGGGAAGACCTCCATTTAG GGGTAATCATCACGGTGACATGTTTGGACGAGATCGCCCCATGCCTGAATTCAGGGGTCGAGATGGGATGATGGGTCCCATGGGCCACATGGGTCCGAGACCTTTAGATCTCCCACCCATGGACATGAGGAGGATGGAAGGGCCACCGCTAGGTTGCCGTGACATGGATCCTCGTGATATGCGTGGGAGAGAACCGCACAGAGATTACTACAGACCTGATCACGGGCCAGATTTCAACTTCCGAGGGCACTATGATGGCGAGGTCGGGGACAGTATGATGAATTCACCAGGCTACTTTGGACCTGGCAGGAACTCTGCTGATATGGGAGGCAGAGATATGCAAAATAGCCGATTTATGGGCACGGGAGGCAGGGATGCGTTTCCCGATGATATGCCATGGTCCAATTATCCCAACATGGACGGGAGAAGAGGCTTTCCCATGGACAGAATGGACAACAGGCATGTGCATAGGGACACACGGCCTCCAGTGGGAATTGGAGATAACGGACGTTTTAATATGGACACGCCTCCCCGTGAGAGGAGGATGATGGACTTGGACAGGAGGGGGCCACCACCACCGTTTAATCACAGAGGTGGCTTTGATTCCGATATGGATTTTAGGAAGCACCCTGCAGCTCAGGCTGAATTTGGAGGCAGGGAGCGCTCTCCGTTAAGATTCGGGAATGATGTACCTCCAAAGGACAGGACAAGATCTGACATCCCTGTCGATGCCGGCGAGTTGCAAAGATCAGACCTGACGGGTACAGAGGACCTTCCCGGAATGAGAGCGGGGCCGGAGTCAAGCGGTAGTCCCCTTATGGACTATCGGAGCGGGGAAGAGATGACTCTTGCAGAGGAATGGAAGAATCGACAAAAGGATAAAAACCCTTACCCAGATATTAATAAAAGCACAGAAGGTCCACCGGAGCCCGCCTACCCTTCCGGTTTTAGGAGAGAAGTGAACAGTAGAGATCCACCACCGTTCGCCGAGAGGGACAGACCGCCCTTTGACTTCCCAGGGAAAGATGTCCACTTCTCTCACGGTGGCCCGTTTGCTCCAGTGGGCAGAGACGCCGCCGCACAAGACACGCGACTCCTCGCAAGAACCCCCCTGCCAGGCACTTCCGTAGGAGAAAATAAGGACAAACACTGGCGGCCACAAAGGGACTCACAAAGTCCACACAAAGCAAAGCTTGGTGAACCGTTCCGTCTGGACAAGAACCTGCCCGCTCAGGAGAATGTGAAGCCTAATGATAGTTTTAAAGGACTGGACAAAGGTCTTCCACACAGTGAAGCCCAGAATCGGGGCAAGATGGAAGAACTGGGTGAGTTCCAAAGCAGCAGCATGGTACAGGCCAAGGATCAAGACTATAGAGACATTGATTACAGGACGGGCTCCGGAAGAAACTTTGAGTATAAACAGGAGGATCTCCAAGCAACACAACTGATTAAAGACTCCAAACCAGCCATGCCGCTAGAATTCAGTGAATCTGGCTCCAAG GATCAGGATTATAGGAACGCCTCCGTGGAGGACAAATTGTCCACAACGATATCCATATTTGGTATTCCAAAGACCGCTACGATGGAGCAG ATACTCGGTGCCTTTACAGTGCGGGATGGGGTGCCTCAGCAGGGGATGAAGATTAAAAGCGTTGTCCCAG GTTACAGCTACGATACGGCCTATGTGGAGTTTTTAAACCTCGAGGATGCAGTCCACTTCATGGAGTCCAACAAG GGGTCCCTAAAGGTTGGCACTAGAGCCGTCTCCATGAGCTACACCCATCCAGATGAGCATGATAGAAGTGTTAAT GAACCCCATCCGACCTTACCTCCACACCCTCAGTCCCAATTGTCCAGACCCGAGCAACCCTTAGAAGATTCCAGCCTAAATGGGTCCGCACCAGCATGCCCCGCCGAGCCTTTACCCCCCGCCCAGTGGCAGCGCAACTCCGACCTGACCCCAGAGGCCTGGCAGCAGCAGGTGGACCAGCAGTTTCAGCAGCAAGAGAGTGAGAAGCAAGCAGAACCCTGGGGCAACCATAACGCTCCTCAACATAATGCCCAACAGTCCAAATCCGTCTTTAAGGACAGTAAAA CCAtgatcataaaaaatataaagcCCACCACCACAGTGGAGACCATCCTCAAAGCTTTGGATCCCTTTGCGTATCTGGATGAGAGGAACGTCCGTCTCATCAAGGCCAAGACGCCCGGAGCAAAGTGCTTCTGCTTTGTTGACATGGACTCCCATGAG caAGTGACTCGCTTGGTTGATCTTCTCCTGACAAAGCCTGTTCCTCTCTACATCGATGATGTCAGGGTGTACGCCGAGGTTGCCAGACCCCTGAAGAACCAAAA TTTCAGACGAGAGCCTGACAAACCGAACAGTTCATCCCCGGGATACCCACCCCCGGCTGCCATGATGGag cagcagcagcacttgTACCGCCCGCCGCCTTTTCTGCAGCCGCCTCCCGGAATGCCAG CCGGCAGCAGTCATCCGCCCTTGCCTCCAGACCCCAGTCAG GGACTGGGCTACGACACAAGCCAAACCCTGGACCCGTCCTACCACGCGGCTGGAGCTCACGTGCCCGCAGACCCCACAGCCGGCCtcgaccaatcacagagctttCCTTATG ATGCCGACACCCCCGACATGTCAAGCTACCTGTACGACGCCACATCAGGCTTCTATTACGACCCTGAGACGACCCTGTACTTCGATCCTGGCTCCAGA TACTTCTACAACGCTCAAAACCAAGAGTACCTCTACTGGGACGCAGCGGCCAAGACGTACGTCCCGGTGCCCGGCGGGAACCCTGCGGAGAACCAGCCTGTGGCCATGACCGCTGAGGACCAGGCCATTCTCTCCAACCCCGCCGCAGACGCTCCTCTCGACATGAAGAAACCATCGGCACCTCCTTTTCCCACCACGGCTCCTCCGCCGGCACCCGTATCTGCCACCGGCGCCAACCAAGAACCCGTCCCGAGTTCCACTCCGTCCTCCGAGAAGAAAGACGACGAGGAGTCGGCgagaaaagacaaagacaacaaGGAAGAGAAGCCCAAAAGTCTTGCTGCGGTGAAG ATCATGAAAGACATGGAACGCTGGGCAAAGATCCAGAACCGCCAAAAGGAAGGCGCACGCGCTCCGTCTCCTTTGATGAAAAGCGGAGCCGATGATGATCGGAGGCAGTCCAAGTCCGCAGACGCCGGCTTTGCCATTTTTGAGAGGAAG AACTCCGCTGGTGAGGATCTCTTCAAGAAGCCTCTTGCACCAGCGAAAAAAGAGTCAAAG CGGCCAATGGGCTCCTTGGGCATGCTGGCGTCGGACTACGCTGCCGGCAGCGACGAAGAAGTggaggaggacaaggaggaggTGGCCAAGAGCGGGCAGGCCAAGCAGTGCGAGGACAAGGAGGACAAGCTGACCGACTGGAAGAAGATGGCCTGCTTGCTGTGCAGGAGACAGTTCCCCAACAAGGACGCCCTCGTACGCCACCAGCAGCTCTCCGACCTTCACAAG CAAAATATGGAGATCCACCTGAAGATCAAGAGGTCAAAGAAGGAGCTGGAGGCGCTAGAGAACCAGGAAAAGGAA ATGACGAGCAGAGAAAGTGTGAGGTCACCTgaacagaagaagaggaaacaCCATCACCACCAACAACCATCACAGCACCAGAACAGCTGGGCCGGAGCATCCAG GGAGGCGAGTAAAGTCGGCGAGAGGCCGGGTTTGGGATCAGAACCTCCGCCT CCGCAGCAGCAACGGCGGCGGCAGAAGGAGCACGCGGCCTGGGACCACGCCACCTACAAGCAGGCCGTACGCAAAGCCATGTTTGCACGCTTCAAGGAGCTGGAGTGA
- the LOC131129728 gene encoding caM kinase-like vesicle-associated protein isoform X2, which translates to MYYVMSLWRKKHCIYLLPKRLVYFLFRVRCLFVKKKKKTTITDARTSSPSCAPPPTPSSLSLNQLDVRAPASKLTCWRCCEEPTRPEPGPTLTGNFVKRGEKRRLDTFLYNHFFLEGRSSARAGAAMPFGCLTLGEKKDYNNPSEVSDKYDLGQAVKSEEFCEIFRAKDRSTMKMYTCKKFNKKDGRNVRKAAKNEIMILKMIKHHNILQLIDAFETKKEYFIFLELATGREVFDWILDQGYYSERDTSKVMRQVLEAVAYLHSLNIVHRNLKLENLVYFNRLKHSKIVISDFQLAKLENRLIKDPCGTPEYLAPEVVARQRYGRPVDCWAIGVIMYILLSGNPPFYDDTEEDDPDSRDKNLFLKILSGDYEFDSPYWDDISDSAKNLVASLMEVDQDQRLTAQEAIAHEWISGNAASDKNIKDGVCAQIEKNFAKAKWKKAVRVTTLMKRLRASEQGDSGAADPAAGGAAAATTAASSGGGLAATLKAALSANAPDTQTDATSPPAQPSAARRDEKVDQGCNGDAL; encoded by the exons AAACGTCtggtttattttcttttccGGGTGCGATGCCTCTtcgtgaagaagaagaagaagacg ACGATCACTGACGCACGCACGAGCAGTCCGTCGTGTGCGCCCCCACCCACTCCATCCAGCCTTTCGCTAAACCAGCTCGAcgtgcgcgctcccgcgagCAAGCTGACCTGTTGGAGATGTTGCGAGGAGCCTACAAGACCTGAACCGGGTCCCACACTGACGGGGAATTTCGtcaagaggggggaaaaaagaaggTTGGATACTTTCTTATATAACCACTTCTTCTTGGAAG GACGTTCCTCGGCGAGGGCAGGAGCTGCCATGCCGTTTGGTTGTCTGACGCTCGGGGAGAAGAAGGATTACAACAATCCCTCGGAAGTCAGCGACAAATATGACCTGGGACAGGCTGTGAAATC GGAGGAGTTTTGTGAGATATTCCGGGCCAAGGACAGGAGCACCATGAAAATGTACACCTGCAAAAAGTTCAACAAAAAGGACGGCCGGAACGTGAGGAAAGCCGCTAAGAATGAAATCATGATCCTGAAGAT GataaaacatcacaacatcctGCAGCTGATTGATGCTTTTGAAACGAAGAAAGAGTACTTTATCTTCCTGGAGCT AGCCACAGGCAGAGAGGTCTTTGACTGGATCCTGGATCAGGGCTACTACTCGGAGAGGGACACCAGCAAGGTCATGAGACAGGTTCTGGAGGCCGTGGCGTACCTGCACTCTCTGAATATCGTCCACAGGAATCTAAAG CTGGAAAACCTTGTCTACTTTAATCGCTTGAAACACTCCAAAATTGTTATCAGCGACTTCCAGCTGGCCAAACTGGAAAACAGACTCATTAAGGACCCGTGCGGGACTCCAGAGTACCTTG CTCCCGAggttgttgctaggcagagatATGGGAGACCTGTGGACTGCTGGGCCATAGGAGTCATcatgtacatact TTTGTCCGGGAACCCTCCGTTCTACGATGACACCGAGGAAGATGACCCCGACAGCCGGGACAAGAACCTCTTCCTAAAGATCTTGTCGGGGGACTATGAATTTGACTCGCCGTACTGGGATGACATTTCAGATTCTG CCAAGAACCTGGTGGCATCTTTGATGGAGGTGGACCAAGACCAGCGACTGACCGCTCAGGAGGCCATCGCCCACGAATG GATTTCTGGGAACGCCGCCTCGGATAAGAACATCAAAGATGGAGTTTGTGCACAAATAGAGAAGAACTTTGCCAAAGCAAAGTGGAAG AAAGCCGTCAGAGTGACCACCCTCATGAAGAGGCTTCGGGCATCCGAGCAGGGGGATTCTGGAGCCGCCGATCCTGCGGCCGGTGGCGCTGCCGCCGCCACCACTGCGGCCAGCAGCGGCGGTGGCCTCGCTGCCACCTTAAAGGCAGCTCTTAGCGCAAACGCTCCCGACACACAGACTGACGCCACGTCTCCGCCCGCTCAGCCGAGTGCAGCCAGACGGGATGAGAAGGTGGACCAAGGTTGCAACGGCGACGCCCTCTAG
- the LOC131129728 gene encoding caM kinase-like vesicle-associated protein isoform X1 — protein MYYVMSLWRKKHCIYLLPKRLVYFLFRVRCLFVKKKKKTTITDARTSSPSCAPPPTPSSLSLNQLDVRAPASKLTCWRCCEEPTRPEPGPTLTGNFVKRGEKRRLDTFLYNHFFLEAGRSSARAGAAMPFGCLTLGEKKDYNNPSEVSDKYDLGQAVKSEEFCEIFRAKDRSTMKMYTCKKFNKKDGRNVRKAAKNEIMILKMIKHHNILQLIDAFETKKEYFIFLELATGREVFDWILDQGYYSERDTSKVMRQVLEAVAYLHSLNIVHRNLKLENLVYFNRLKHSKIVISDFQLAKLENRLIKDPCGTPEYLAPEVVARQRYGRPVDCWAIGVIMYILLSGNPPFYDDTEEDDPDSRDKNLFLKILSGDYEFDSPYWDDISDSAKNLVASLMEVDQDQRLTAQEAIAHEWISGNAASDKNIKDGVCAQIEKNFAKAKWKKAVRVTTLMKRLRASEQGDSGAADPAAGGAAAATTAASSGGGLAATLKAALSANAPDTQTDATSPPAQPSAARRDEKVDQGCNGDAL, from the exons AAACGTCtggtttattttcttttccGGGTGCGATGCCTCTtcgtgaagaagaagaagaagacg ACGATCACTGACGCACGCACGAGCAGTCCGTCGTGTGCGCCCCCACCCACTCCATCCAGCCTTTCGCTAAACCAGCTCGAcgtgcgcgctcccgcgagCAAGCTGACCTGTTGGAGATGTTGCGAGGAGCCTACAAGACCTGAACCGGGTCCCACACTGACGGGGAATTTCGtcaagaggggggaaaaaagaaggTTGGATACTTTCTTATATAACCACTTCTTCTTGGAAG cAGGACGTTCCTCGGCGAGGGCAGGAGCTGCCATGCCGTTTGGTTGTCTGACGCTCGGGGAGAAGAAGGATTACAACAATCCCTCGGAAGTCAGCGACAAATATGACCTGGGACAGGCTGTGAAATC GGAGGAGTTTTGTGAGATATTCCGGGCCAAGGACAGGAGCACCATGAAAATGTACACCTGCAAAAAGTTCAACAAAAAGGACGGCCGGAACGTGAGGAAAGCCGCTAAGAATGAAATCATGATCCTGAAGAT GataaaacatcacaacatcctGCAGCTGATTGATGCTTTTGAAACGAAGAAAGAGTACTTTATCTTCCTGGAGCT AGCCACAGGCAGAGAGGTCTTTGACTGGATCCTGGATCAGGGCTACTACTCGGAGAGGGACACCAGCAAGGTCATGAGACAGGTTCTGGAGGCCGTGGCGTACCTGCACTCTCTGAATATCGTCCACAGGAATCTAAAG CTGGAAAACCTTGTCTACTTTAATCGCTTGAAACACTCCAAAATTGTTATCAGCGACTTCCAGCTGGCCAAACTGGAAAACAGACTCATTAAGGACCCGTGCGGGACTCCAGAGTACCTTG CTCCCGAggttgttgctaggcagagatATGGGAGACCTGTGGACTGCTGGGCCATAGGAGTCATcatgtacatact TTTGTCCGGGAACCCTCCGTTCTACGATGACACCGAGGAAGATGACCCCGACAGCCGGGACAAGAACCTCTTCCTAAAGATCTTGTCGGGGGACTATGAATTTGACTCGCCGTACTGGGATGACATTTCAGATTCTG CCAAGAACCTGGTGGCATCTTTGATGGAGGTGGACCAAGACCAGCGACTGACCGCTCAGGAGGCCATCGCCCACGAATG GATTTCTGGGAACGCCGCCTCGGATAAGAACATCAAAGATGGAGTTTGTGCACAAATAGAGAAGAACTTTGCCAAAGCAAAGTGGAAG AAAGCCGTCAGAGTGACCACCCTCATGAAGAGGCTTCGGGCATCCGAGCAGGGGGATTCTGGAGCCGCCGATCCTGCGGCCGGTGGCGCTGCCGCCGCCACCACTGCGGCCAGCAGCGGCGGTGGCCTCGCTGCCACCTTAAAGGCAGCTCTTAGCGCAAACGCTCCCGACACACAGACTGACGCCACGTCTCCGCCCGCTCAGCCGAGTGCAGCCAGACGGGATGAGAAGGTGGACCAAGGTTGCAACGGCGACGCCCTCTAG